TGTCGCCGGACGGGATCTTCTCCAGCACCTTCGGGGTGTCGATGCGGCTGGAGATCTTGATCGGCGCGTCGGTCGCCCACTCGCGCTTGGTCCAGTAGCTGTCCTGGTCGGCGTACGTCGTGAGGGTGATCTTCTCGATCCACTTGCAGGCGCTGATGAAGCCGTAGAGGCCGGGCACCACCATCCGCACGGGGTAGCCGTGCTCGCGCGGCAGCGGCTCGCCGTTCATGGCCACCACGATCATGGCGTCGCGGCCATCGGTGGCCAGGTCGTACGGCGTGCCGATGGTCATGCCGTCGACGTCGGTGCTGAAGATCTGGTCGACGCCGTCCTGGACGCCGGCCTGCTCGAGGAGGTCGGTGAGGCGGACGCCGAGCCAGCGGGCGCCGCCGACGTAGGGGCCGCCGACGCTGTTCGACACGCAGGTCAGCGTGATGTCGCGCTCGATGAGCGGCATGTCGAGCAGGTCCTGGAAGGAGAAGCTGAGCTTCTTGTCGACCATCCCGTCGATGGTGAGCGACCACGAGTCGATGTCGACCACGGGCACGTCGAGGCGGGTGTCGACGCGGTAGAAGTCCGCGTTGGACGTGCGGAACGGCGTGATGCCGGGGACCTGCCGGTCCAGCCCGGCCGGGAGCGCCGGCGCCGCGTCGGCGGCCGCCGGGAAGGCGATGTCGCTGATCTTGGCCCGGGCCTGGCCGATCAGCCGGCCGGCGCCGCCCATGACCGCCGCCGCCGCGGCCAGCACGCCGGCGGTGATGAGGACCCCTCGACGGCTGTGCCCGGACGACAGCGCAGCATCTCCGGACCCCCGTGCGCCTGGAGCTGCTGCACTGTCGTCGTCGGGCTGCGCCCCCCGGACCGCCGGCACCCGCCGCACCAGCAGCCACAGCGCACCGACGCCGGTCACCACCGCGGCCAGCGAGGGCACGACGTCGACGCCCTCGGCGGCGGGGCGGTGCAGCGCGGTGAACGCGGCGACGCCCACGAGCAGCACCTGCAGCCCCGCGCCGTAGACGAAGCGGCGTCGGGCCAGCAGCCCGGCCACGCCGGCGAGCATCAGCACGCCGCCCATGACCGAGCCGATGAGCACCCGCTTGTCGTTGGACCCGAAGTGCCGGATCGCCCACTCCTTGAGGTCGGTGGGCGTCAGGTCGATGACCTGCGAGCCGACCGCGAGGACGGGGGAGGAGGCCGGGTTCAGCAGCGCGGCGACCAGGTGCCCCGCAGCCACGCCGACGAGGGTGGCGAGCACCCCGAACAGGGCGTACATCAGGCGGCTGCGCATGCACCCTGTTCGGAGCGGCGGGACCCACCGGATGGTCTGGTACAGACGGCCCACCCCATGGCCACCCCATGGCCGACCCTGCGGCTCACACCGTGGTCACACCGTGCTCAGTCCTTCGGAGGCAGGCTCCCGGCGTACGTCGTGCCGACCTCGACCCACCGCGCGAGCGCCGCGTCGTCGGCCACCGCCTCGGCGGTGGTGCGCAGCCACCCGTCCAGCTCCCGGCCGCGCATCACCATCCGGGAGACGCCCGGCTCGGCCAGCAGCCGCTCGGCGTCGGCCGGGTCGCAGCGCAGCATCAGCCCCTCGCCGCTGGCCGCCACGGCGAGGTGGCCACCGACCAGGAAGGCGAGCCCGCCGAACATCCGCCGCTCGCGCACCGGGACCGGAGGGAGCACGCCACGGACCCGCTCCGCGAGCTCCTCGTCGTAGGCCATGCGGCATTGTGGCGCACATGTCCGACAGCGCCACCGCACCGAGTTCCGCACCGAGCACCGCACCGACCGAGCTGGTCCACCTCGAGGTCGCCGACCAGGTCGCGGTCATCACCCTCGACAGCCCGCACAACCGCAACGCGCTGTCGCGCAGGCTGGTCACCGAGCTGTTCGCGCGGTTGGAGGCGGCCGAGGCCGACGAGGCGGTCCGGGTCGTGCTCATCCGGTCCAGCGGGCGGGTGTTCTGCTCCGGTGCCGACCTGACCGAGGCCAGCACGGAGGGCATGGAGGAGGGTGCGCGTCGCATCGTGGCCCTCCAGCGGCTGGTGGTGACCATGGACAAGCCCGTGGTCGTGGAGCTCGGCGGTCCGGTGCGGGCCGGCGGCATCGGGATCGTGGCCGCGGCCGACGTCGCGATCGCGGCCGAGGACGCGACCTTCGCGCTCACCGAGGTCAAGCTCGGGCTCGCGGCCGCGATCATCTCGCTCACCGTGCACGCGCGGATGACGCCACGCGGCGCGGCGCTCACGACGCTGGGCGGCGAGGTGTTCAGCGGCACCGAGGCGGCGGCGTACGGCCTGGTGACCCGGGCCGTCCCCGGCGACCAGCTTGCCGAGGAGGTCCGCACGGTGACGCAGAGCCTGGCCACCGGCGCTGCGCAGGGGCTGCGGGAATCCAAGCGGATCCTCAACCGGGAGCTGGTGGAGCGGATCGACGCGTACGGCGAGGAGATGGCCGCGACCAGCGCCCGGCTGTTCGCCTCCGACGAGGCCAAGGCCGCGATGACCGCCTTCCTGAGCCGCAAGGCCTGACCCGAGCCCTGACCCGAGGCCCGGCCCGAGGCCTGGCCCGAGGCCTGGCCCGGACGGGTCAGCTGGATCGTGACCTGATCGGGCCGTCCCTCGAGCCGGTTCCCGAGATAGGCTTGGGAGCTTGCCGCTTCCGGCGGTGGCACCCGACAGACTTGGGCCGAGGGGAACGACTCATTTGAACGACGAGCTGGTCGAGCACGAGATCGGCGCCGAACAGGCGTTCGTCGACCGGGTCTACCTCCAGCTGGAGGAGTCCGCCCGCAACGCGCGCCAGCTGGCCCGCGAGGGGGAGAACCGCGGGCGGCTCGAGCACGAGGGTGGCCTGGTCGAGCGGGACGCCATGGTCTTCCAGGCCGCGCGCCGGATCGCGCAGCTCGACGCCGCGCACGAGGGGCTGGTCTTCGGCCGCCTCGACCTGCAGCACTCGGTGAGCGACGAGCCGCGCTACATCGGCCGGATCGGGCTGCGCGACTCCGAGCGCGACTCGCTGCTGATCGACTGGCGCGCGCCGGCGGCCGCGGTGTTCTACCAGGCCACGGCGGCGGACCCGCAGCGCGTGGTGCGCCGGCGGGTGCTGCGCTCGACCGGCCCCCAGGTGGTCGGGATCGAGGACGAGCTGCTCGACTCCGAGGCCCTGGCCGAGCTCGAGGCCGACGGTGTCGAGCTGCCGATCATCGGCGAGGGCGCGCTCATGGCGCAGCTCTCCCGGGCCCGCGACCGGACGATGCACTCGATCGTGGCCACCATCCAGGCCGAGCAGGACCGCGCGATCCGCGCGCCGAGCCGCGGCGTGACCACGATCAGCGGCGGGCCCGGCACCGGCAAGACCGTCGTGGCGCTGCACCGCGCGGCGTACCTGCTCTACACCGACCGGCGCCGCTACGAGAGCGGCGGCGTGCTGGTGGTCGGGCCGAGCGGCGTGTTCATGCGCTACATCGAGCGCGTGCTGCCCAGCCTCGGCGAGACCGCGGTGGCGCTGCGCTCGCTGGGCGAGGTCGTCGACGGCCTGCGCGCCACCCGGCACGACGAGCCGGCCGTGGCCGCGATCAAGGGCTCGGCCCGCATGGCCACGCTGCTGCGGCGCGCGGCCCGGCTCCAGGCGCCCGGCAGCCCCGACCACTTCCGGGTCTTCTGGCGCGACGACGTGCTGACCCTGGACCGAGGACGGCTCGGGCGGGTGCGGCGCCAGCTGATGTCCCAGGGCCGGCGCAACCGCCAGCTGCCGCGCGTCTCCGGCGCGCTCCTCGACGCCCTGTGGGGCCAGGTCCGCGGCGAGCGCGGCCGCGAGCGTGGCCGGGAGGCGTTCGAGGACGACATGCTCTCCGACGACACCTTCCTCGACTTCGTGCTGGCCTGGTGGCCGCCGCTCGACGCGCCCACCGTCCTCGGCTGGCTCCGCGAGCCCGAGGTCCTGGCCCAGGTCTGCGACGGCGTGCTGAGCCGCGAGGAGCAGCAGCTGCTGACCAAGTCGTGGGGCGGCGACACCGCGCTGTCGGTCGAGGACGTCCCGCTGATCGACGAGCTGCGCTACGCCATCGGCGACGTGCCCCAGCGCACCGAGGACGAGCGCGACCTCGACGAGACCGGCCTGCTCAGCGGGGGCCGCGACCTCCAAGAGCTGATGACGGTCGCCGACTCGCTCTCGAGCGGGCGCTCGTGGACCCCGCCGATGCACCGCATCGAGGACGACCCGTTCGCCCACGTCCTCATCGACGAGGCCCAGGACCTCACGCCCATGCAGTGGCGGATGGTCGGGCGACGCGGGCGCACGGCCAGCTGGACCATCGTCGGCGACCCGGCGCAGTCCTCGTGGCCCGACCCGGCCGAGGCCGAGGTCGCCCGGCGCGAGGCACTGGAGGGCAAGGAGCGGCACGAGTTCCACCTCTCGACCAACTACCGCAACTCCGCCGAGATCTACGAGCACGCCGCGGCGTACGCCGAGCGCGTGGGCCTCGACGCCGACCTCCCGACCGCGGTGCGCTCGACCGGCGTGCCCCCGCGCGTGCTCACCGGCGTGCCCGACCTCGAGGCCGCGGTCCGCGAGGCCGTCCTCGACGTGGCCGGCCGGGTCCCCGGCACCGTCGGCATCGTCGTGCCCGTGGCCCGCCGCTCCGAGGCCAACGCGTGGCTGGCCTCGTGGCCGGAGCTGGCCGACGACGCGCCCGCGGCCCGGGCCGCCATCGACTCGTCGGTGACCCCGTCGGGTGAGGACCGGGTCGTGGTCCTCACCGGCCTGGACACCAAGGGCCTGGAGTTCGACGGCATCGTCGTGGTCCGACCGGAGGAGATCGAGGCCGAGTCGGCGACCGGGCGCGCGACGCTCTACGTCGTGCTCACCCGGGCCACGCAGCTGCTGACCACCCTGTCCTGACCGGGTCCCGACCGGCTCAACCACGCCGTTTTCGAGAAGCCGCGTCTGCTGTGGGAGGCTCCCTCGCTGTGCGCCGGTACGCAGCCCTCCTGCTCGCCGTGCTCACCCTCGGGGCCGGACTGGTGGTCGTCGCAGGGCTGGGCTCGGTCGCCAGCTCCTCGCCCGCGGCCGACCCCGCGCTGAGCGCGCGGCAGTGCGCGCTCGCGGGTCGGGTCCACTACCCGGGCCAGGGCTGCTCGCGCCACCACTGCGTCCGCGGTGCCTTCATGACCAAGGAGGGCCACGACGCCGAGCTGTGCGAGCGCGCGGGCCGCAAGGGCTGGGCCTACGGCCAGCCCATCAACTCCCAGCGCTGCCGGCAGCTCGGTCGGGTGTGGACCGGGCCGATCAACATCTGCGCGTCCAACCCCGACCGCCGGCACAAGGTGATCCGGCACGCGCCGCAGTGCCTGGACCCGCGCGCGACGTACGTCAGCCAGCGCGAGGTCGAGGGCTGGTACGACGAGTGCCTCAGCCCGCGGCGGCTGCGGCAGCTCTCGCGGGTGGCCAAGAGCGACGGGATCTCGCTGCCCCAGGCGGCCAAGGACCGGTCGGCGCACAACTGCGACTACCGCGGCGGCTGGGTCTTCGTCGACGGCGTGTGCGAGCGGCGCGTCGGGCCGCCGCCGGCCAGCGCGCTCGGCGGCACGTTCATGACCGGCGACTCCGTCAGCTGGCGCGCCTGGGACGACCTGCGCCGCCGCACCGACGGCTGGACCCTCGACCTGCGCCCGGGCCGCCGCCTGGACGAGCTGGCCGGCCGGCTGGACTGGTAC
This genomic window from Nocardioides anomalus contains:
- a CDS encoding enoyl-CoA hydratase-related protein, which produces MSDSATAPSSAPSTAPTELVHLEVADQVAVITLDSPHNRNALSRRLVTELFARLEAAEADEAVRVVLIRSSGRVFCSGADLTEASTEGMEEGARRIVALQRLVVTMDKPVVVELGGPVRAGGIGIVAAADVAIAAEDATFALTEVKLGLAAAIISLTVHARMTPRGAALTTLGGEVFSGTEAAAYGLVTRAVPGDQLAEEVRTVTQSLATGAAQGLRESKRILNRELVERIDAYGEEMAATSARLFASDEAKAAMTAFLSRKA
- a CDS encoding molybdopterin-dependent oxidoreductase, producing MRSRLMYALFGVLATLVGVAAGHLVAALLNPASSPVLAVGSQVIDLTPTDLKEWAIRHFGSNDKRVLIGSVMGGVLMLAGVAGLLARRRFVYGAGLQVLLVGVAAFTALHRPAAEGVDVVPSLAAVVTGVGALWLLVRRVPAVRGAQPDDDSAAAPGARGSGDAALSSGHSRRGVLITAGVLAAAAAVMGGAGRLIGQARAKISDIAFPAAADAAPALPAGLDRQVPGITPFRTSNADFYRVDTRLDVPVVDIDSWSLTIDGMVDKKLSFSFQDLLDMPLIERDITLTCVSNSVGGPYVGGARWLGVRLTDLLEQAGVQDGVDQIFSTDVDGMTIGTPYDLATDGRDAMIVVAMNGEPLPREHGYPVRMVVPGLYGFISACKWIEKITLTTYADQDSYWTKREWATDAPIKISSRIDTPKVLEKIPSGDTFIGGVAWAQQNGGVAKVQVRIDGEAWQDAQLGPSGGNDYWRQWFIPWKATSGSHTLACRVVDGAGQVQTDVRADPFPSGSSGVQSLVVTVA
- a CDS encoding SGNH/GDSL hydrolase family protein; translated protein: MRRYAALLLAVLTLGAGLVVVAGLGSVASSSPAADPALSARQCALAGRVHYPGQGCSRHHCVRGAFMTKEGHDAELCERAGRKGWAYGQPINSQRCRQLGRVWTGPINICASNPDRRHKVIRHAPQCLDPRATYVSQREVEGWYDECLSPRRLRQLSRVAKSDGISLPQAAKDRSAHNCDYRGGWVFVDGVCERRVGPPPASALGGTFMTGDSVSWRAWDDLRRRTDGWTLDLRPGRRLDELAGRLDWYRADHGDPDRVIIELGTNRRVGYTEDRFRATMATIPADTPVLMFLPFREPTRDNANLVAATQRYATWIKRLAADRPRTCLADWPSYASQHLSNLVDGEHPDRQHEDWYARYVVRAWDNCARQLGL
- a CDS encoding TfoX/Sxy family protein, producing the protein MAYDEELAERVRGVLPPVPVRERRMFGGLAFLVGGHLAVAASGEGLMLRCDPADAERLLAEPGVSRMVMRGRELDGWLRTTAEAVADDAALARWVEVGTTYAGSLPPKD
- a CDS encoding HelD family protein, whose protein sequence is MNDELVEHEIGAEQAFVDRVYLQLEESARNARQLAREGENRGRLEHEGGLVERDAMVFQAARRIAQLDAAHEGLVFGRLDLQHSVSDEPRYIGRIGLRDSERDSLLIDWRAPAAAVFYQATAADPQRVVRRRVLRSTGPQVVGIEDELLDSEALAELEADGVELPIIGEGALMAQLSRARDRTMHSIVATIQAEQDRAIRAPSRGVTTISGGPGTGKTVVALHRAAYLLYTDRRRYESGGVLVVGPSGVFMRYIERVLPSLGETAVALRSLGEVVDGLRATRHDEPAVAAIKGSARMATLLRRAARLQAPGSPDHFRVFWRDDVLTLDRGRLGRVRRQLMSQGRRNRQLPRVSGALLDALWGQVRGERGRERGREAFEDDMLSDDTFLDFVLAWWPPLDAPTVLGWLREPEVLAQVCDGVLSREEQQLLTKSWGGDTALSVEDVPLIDELRYAIGDVPQRTEDERDLDETGLLSGGRDLQELMTVADSLSSGRSWTPPMHRIEDDPFAHVLIDEAQDLTPMQWRMVGRRGRTASWTIVGDPAQSSWPDPAEAEVARREALEGKERHEFHLSTNYRNSAEIYEHAAAYAERVGLDADLPTAVRSTGVPPRVLTGVPDLEAAVREAVLDVAGRVPGTVGIVVPVARRSEANAWLASWPELADDAPAARAAIDSSVTPSGEDRVVVLTGLDTKGLEFDGIVVVRPEEIEAESATGRATLYVVLTRATQLLTTLS